AAACCTAAGCCAACTGTGTGAGTAAGTTTCACAGATATGATTTTCTTGTTCTAATTTGCTGACATTCTCTCAAACCTATCAAACGTAGCTTATGATGCAGTTTACCTTGTCAAGCAAGAAAACTTAAAGATCCTCAGGAAGTTGAACAAGAAAGCTAAAGATGCCACAAGCCACTGAGCTTTACTTTGTGTGTACCGTGAGGGTATTATACACAGGATCAGCAACAGGCCTGACCAGTCAAACAGGGTCATCCATTCTGTGAAGTACGACTTCCCCTCTCTAAGGGAAATAAGACAGATTCAAGGTttgcaaagaaaacttttcattgAATTAATTCATTCTTATGTTTTTAACCTTACCATGACCTTACCATGACCTAACAATTCCATCACCTCTACTCAATCTGACAAAAGGCAAACGCTCAAAGTTGGTTGTGTAGTAATTAATTCCACCTCTAAACTACTACCAAGTCTTCCCTAATCTATATCAACCTACATGAACACttgcaaatggtaaaatgtCCTGAGCTTTGGCAAAAAATGGTGTCCTAACCTGATTTCACACTCACTAGAATTGCATACTTACAATCTCATTTGATTAATTTCTTCACATATGTAAAACACCACCATAATAAGGGTGAAAATCTCACAAAAACCACGCAGTGAATCTGCTTCACCCCCATATTGAGTGGGGTCCACTGTTGTGGAAGCACTCAGCAGAGAATATGACAAACACAGCAAGAATATCACATACAATGCTGCTTGAAGGCTGTGTAATAAAAAGCAACATTATTAGTTagtataaaaaaattttattctataAATATACATTATAGTGCTTTCATTTGTGCTATATTTCAGCTCTTTCTAGTAACAGATATTAAGGCCATATATGAGCATctagacaattttttctttggcaGATGGATTGGAATAGTCAAAAGACATTCTCCAAGTCTCTATTTCTTCTGTTCAATTCCACGTTAAACCCTCCCTTTGCTCCAATACAATTCTGACAGCTTGGGTCAACacagtcatttctttatcttttttttttttcaattaaatgatGGAATAATCTTAGGTAACACAATTTTTCCGCTGGGTTTACATGCACCTGAGAAAGAAGTGtccataacttttccattttgctTTAACCAGCATTCTAACCACAGGATGTTGGAGTGCCTCCTGGAAAATCatgaaaccaaaaaagaaatgtttaagcAAGAATACGATTGTTATACTACTGGAACAGCAAGAAATTGAGTTTCCTGTCCCAAATCAAAAGATTTTAACTAGATGAGCTGGTAAACATAAGTAATTTAGACAGCATCTCAGCTACAACCCCTTGATATATCAAGCTAGAGAGTCAAAATTTTGGATAACTCCTGCACACATTTCTCCAAACACAGGATAACCACACATAGAGtaattactatttttaaaaaacctcaACCATACCATATTCCTGCTCTTTGCAAGGACATGTAAACAAGACTTGTCCCTCcaactgaaatatttgttttctgtcTGTACATATCCCCCTGGCAACATGACTTTTGGGGGCCGTCCTCCCTCATCACCATCCAgaatatgataataaaaatgatagtcCAAAGGATCATCTGTGATTGTGCACCAGGCTCCCTCAACAACctccttctctttttcattttcatagcTGTCTTTGCGTTTTGGAAGGTGTGGCCAGTGGGGATTGATCATCTGGTCTAGCACAGCTATTACTGACTTCTGTGGAAATCACATTCAAATGGCAACTAGGAATTCCCTAATGAAGTTACAAACTAagtacattttcaaaatgtaCAACAATACATACAGCTATTACAATGTTGTCTTCCTAAATAATCCGCATGGcttatatttaaataaatatatggTAAATCAGGTTTAAGATCTGAAATAAATTGATGAGTATATTTTTGATGGCAACAAGTCTGCATGCAACACCTTGAAATTtataaatacaaaatttaaaatattcacCCTCATGTTAGGATTCTCAATAATGGACTTGAAACTGAAGAAAGATGGCTGAGGATTTGTTACATTCACTTCAGTTCTCCAATAAAATAATCCCTGAACTCTaatcacaacaaaaaaaaataataacaaatgaaaatttcattgCCATTCACTACAATTTTAATACAACAAGTAGTGTAAGTTACAGTTATGGTTTGCACTCAACTAATTCCTCAAATAACTGACTGGCTTTCTAAAATTTATTGTCTTAATCTGAATACTTCTTAAATAttgtcttcttaaaaaaaatgtttcctaaaaCCATCAGGGGtaaaaaaatcaacatcaaAATTCCCTTTTGAGGTTAGGCTCACATAAGGGCATGTGTTGGACCCATAGGGTAAGTGAGCAAAAACTGTTACTTGGTAGGCAGGAAATCTGACTCATCATGGTTAATGATCAGATGGTGGTTACTTTTCAACCcctcaaaaaatatttcttaatattGACACTACTGTTGTAACTATTTCATTTAAGTTTCAGTTAGTATTATACCTTTTGTGCCACATACTTCTGACCAAGTATGCTGCCACTTCATCATTTTCTGCTAACAGAGCCAACTCAACTGAGAACAAGGCTCTTTTCTTCTTGGCTTGTTTTGTCTTCAAAGTAAGAAGTACTGGGCATTTCTTCACAAGTGTCTTAGTGACATGTAAAAACCCAAGTTCTGCAGCATAATGCAGcaaattcttctttgttttgactgtttcATCTCTGAAAGTCTGGTATCTGTTTTTAAAGTTCAGTTCACTACCTAACATGATCTCCAAAAGGCGATTAATCTGTTAGCAGACATAAAAACAATATGCATGTGCATCACTTGTCTAAAAGCATTTTGCAGAATGTTTGTAACCCTTTTTCCCCTTGTGTGTCAAGAAGTTTCCTGGAATTACCCTAGCTTATTAATGCTAAACAATTATAAccttttcaacaactttttcacCAGATGTTGCACCCTTACCCGTACATTTAAACCTTTAGTACAAACTTAATTATAACCAATATACATATACCTTCTGTTCCAAGCCTGCAAGTTTTTCAGGGTTTTCTTTGTACTTTTTACACTCTGGCCACTGTTTTAACAACAAAAGTGCTGGATCCTCGTTTTCCAGTTCCCCATTATCTCTGAATCTTTGAATCAGTCTCTCAACACTGACTGCATCCATAGCACTACTCCATGATAGCCCATTACTCTGCTTTTACAATATGAAAagtaagaattttttcttctgatgACCAATTGCAGATAGCCCATTGCGTTCACACTGAGACAATACCAAGGCTCTTAATTAAATGACGTTTGTTGTCAtcattgataaaattattttcggAATAATGCACTTGGTATATCAACTCAATCCCATCCGTATTTGCATTGAGATATAAACACTTAAACCTGGAGTCCGAGGTGATCCaacacttgaaaaaaagaaaactcgtcCGAACACATGAAATTTACCTAATTACCATTCAAACAGTTTTAGAACTCTGGTTGCGCAATAAAAACTGTTAAACAGCGAACCTTGAAGCCAAAACCCAAGAGATTAAGATAGAGGAGCAGTCAACTTAAATCCTGCCTTTAAGATCAAAAAGCGATTACTTGTTCGTTGTAGCTTGATGTAACCTTATATCGCAAAGAACCTCCTGCCCAATTTAAACATCAGACGAATGTGCCAATATTGTACCTGACAATAGGAACTGTTTTCCCGTAGATTTGAACTGATGAGGGGTTTTGCTATATTTAATAACTCCTTGATTAAACCTACTTTAATCCAGAAGTCTCCATCATATTCATTTTCCAAGTCAACTTCTTGATCGTCAGGTTGATGATGGCCAATTTCACGctgattttgttgtttgttgttattgtctTTTCCGTTGTGCTTCAACAGATCTTGCTCTTCTTTTGCCATTTATGAATCAAATATCACAAACTGTATCCTACATGAATGTATGCACCGTCGTCTTTTTCAGACTTTTCTAAAATGCCGTCCTTGCAATCCCTTGCAGATTTGACAGCCTTCATTTAGTCTCCGCGTGTGAAGCGGTATGTTTGAGCAGGTGATAAGTTAACGCAGCGGTGAGGCGCATGGCACATGCAAACAGGTCTATTTGCGCAGGCTCTTTTTTAGCATTTCCCGCGCAAAGTTTAATATGGAAACACATAGGAAAAATGGTTTCTCGCGGTCAAAGTTTACGggaaaaagtaaatttttaactgttaaAGGAAATAATTCAAGAGGGAGGGAATTAAAGTATATGTAGTTTGTCCTAAAAGTTACAGACTTTCACACCTTGGTTTTGACAGCCAAGGAACACTCGACGACCTTCTcagctattttttcttttttttttttcatattcctAGCTATTTTTTGCGCTTTGGAAGGTGTGGCCAGTGATGATTAATCATTTGATTCAGTACAGCTCTTGCTGTTTCTTAGTGGAAATCACACACATGCAGATATCAACTATAATTTCCCTATGCAATTTTGTATTAACTCTGCTGCATTGTGGTCTCCCTTGCCAATTGCATCCATGATAATGCAATGTTTTGAACAAGCACCGCAGGCGTCTCTAGCATGTTTTTACACCAGAAAGTTGtcaaaaaagcaagaaaatgaACTCTCTTTCTTAGGTCCATCACAACAAATATGCAAGACCATTAATGAGCGTATAAATTGTATTAGTATTGGCTTAGTGAGACCTTTACCACGCTCGAGGAATGTTAATGACAGAACGAGTTCATGAATAAGGCTGAGAACAGGAAAGATACGATAAAGGAATGATTATTACCGTATCGCTGTAAGTTTCTCTTCCATCGACTCCCAAGGGCTGCGATCTTCACTGAATCCAAGAAGCTCTACAAACAAACCACGATCAAATTGAAGAACATAAAGAACCTGATAGCTGCTGAGGCACGATATTGCAAATTGtgttttccttttgcttttgaaaatcaaCTTAATGGGAGATTTCTTTCAGCTTCCcatataaaaatggaaataagaAACACAATTAGAAAAGAAATTCTAGTTTCCTAAGATCGCAACATAGAGTAAAGAAGGTGCTGGCATTATAAGTTACATATTTCTTTCCAGACCTTGTGCGAGTTTCATCTCGCTGATCCAGTTCCCTCTTTGTAAAATCTCACGCGCAAATTCTGCGAAAAACAAAAGACGCAAAGATATTTCGGAAATCATTTAGATAATTTCTCTATTGCAGGGGAATGCAAGTATTCATAATCTCCTCCCTTCTCAACCGGATCGTTTTCTCCCTCACGTTCACATTCACACGTAGTACATATGCACGCTGCTATTTAGGGTTAATCATTGCAGCGTTATATTAGTAAAATAATGTAACGTTGCAATTTCATCAGCAAAGAATCCTTACTTaccagaaaaggaaatctcTCCATGCGCGTCAGCTGTAAAATACGATCCACATCATATTCCAGACGAGCGACTTTCCTGGCGTGTGTGTAGGTCGTGCTCATCTGTGCAACGAGGATGTTGAGGAGAATCACAGTCACTGTTCCCATGTAAGACATCATCAACAGAATTGAGAGCCAGCTGCAATTGACAAAGCAGGTTATTATACTTGAGATAGAAAAGctatcaaaagagaaaaaaatctaaagataTTCGTATAGAAGAAAGTACTTCAACAGGAAACCTTTGTCTTGAATGTTGCGAGAAGAAATGCTGATGGTGGTCCCACTTACTTAAATTCTGAGTATTCTTTTGCAATTGGTCGCTGTTCAGACAGTGCACTTAAACCGCTCAGCAAAACATTGCCTAGATCactaatgaagaaaaaattaatcttaGTTTCATTATTCCGCCCTCCTTTGGTACTCCTGAAAGTTATACACTTTAGCTACAGATAAACAAAACCGGCTTGTGCTATTTGCAACACACAGGCAAGTTTAAGGTTAGGTTTGGCTTGAACTTAGGTTAATATACCGCGGGCAAACCGTTTCCACTTTCGATAAGGAGCGAAAGGCCTGCACGtacagagatttttttttccagttcaaaGACATCACCCAAGTGttctgaaacaaattttaagtaaCCAAAATGGTTATGTTATTGTGCGGTGACTCAATAAATATGTGTGATAGGTACACTATGCCGAAAAATCAAGACCCACCTAAACTGCTGGTTTTCAATGGAGTAACAAAGTGATAAAGTTAAGGCACcacagaaggagaaaaagatcACAATAAAAACTGCCATGGATCTTGTTACATCGTGAAGAATAATCTTAGCCAAAGTATGCGCGTATAATCCTGTTGTCCTGGAAAGGTAAGGGTTTGGTAGGATGAAATCCATGAATAAcatcaattttgtaaaaaaaattaacattgataAACAACCACCACTAATGCCGATCTTGATTGTTCAAGGAAAATTACGGGGTGTAACGATCGCCATAATGAGGAAATTTATGTTAGCGTGTCATGATATTTTCAAAAGGGTCTAACAGGCATGCTCCTCTCGATAATTAGCCTCCAATCGCATGTCCTAAATTCCTCTCAAAATGTCAGGTAATACTTGACATTTTTGTGCAATTCAAATGTTTAACAACTTCACATATTACAAAAGAAATATCTAAAAATGAGAGCGGAATTCAGAGGAATTTGACAGAAATACTTTCGTTTATATTCTCGTGTCGACAAATTATTTACTAGTCGTTGGGAGCCCCTTACTCGGAGCTTCCATCTTCCCTACTCCGGGTAAAGGGGCTCCTGCCAGTtgtaaattaaagtaattgGTTCCAGACTTCCAAAGAGCTGACCGCGCACGAAAACTCGTGATGGCCGCCGTAAATTTAACTGTGTCGATAACTCTTTTTTAATCTACATACTCATCCACTCATTATCTCACtcattgattgactgatttaattcaatttttcttctgcTCTATTCAAATTAAATGCAAGAGAGTGCACTACAAATGCAGCTATAGTTGTTGTTTACCTCGTCACGCAAGAGAACTTAAATATCCTAAGGAAATTGAACAGGAAAGCCAAAGATGCCACCAGCCACTGAGCTTTGCTACCAGTGCATCGTAAGGGTATTATACACAGGATCAACAGCAGCCCTAACCAGTCAAACAAGGTCATCCACTCTGTGAAATATGACTGCCTCTCTCTACAAGACATGAGACAAAGCAAAGGTTTGAAACAACCCGAGGCAAATTACCATTTGCTATACATGTGTGTATGTGGGGTTGAGGGAGGAGGGGGCTATGATCTGTTTAGAAATGTTTCGCCTTAGAGATGGAAGACGGAACAAAAGAGAAAACGGCACTGAGAACTTTACaacaattttattcaaaagatatCTACATGGTCAAGTTCCTCGACTAAAACATCTAATTTAACTCTAGAGAGCCCTGATGTAAGTTAATTGTTAGCATTTAACTTTAACTTAGTTAGTTGGGGCCTGAGCACAAGTGACCATTTAACAAGGGAACTGTTTCAGGCTATAGTTTAACAAACTGAGGTTAAGAACTGAGAGGTTTCGGATCTCAGGAGGTAtaacatgattaaaaaaaatttacactcCTTGAAATTAGCCATTCTACTCATCACCAAAATTCATAGTACATTCTGCTTCTGAGGGAGATCAGTCTCGCATCACACATTTTATTACCTTTACCAATCTCACCCACCTGATCgtttgattgatttcttcaaaTATGTATGAGACAACCATGAGGAAGGTGAAAATTTCGCACAATCCTTGCAGTGAGTCACCAGCACCCCAATACAGGGTGGGGTCCTCTTTAGTTGAGGCATGCAGTAGAGAATATGacaaacacagcaaaaaaaCCACATAAAGTGTTGCTTGAAGGCTGTGGGAATATATCAGTAAAGTAAATAATAATATACAGTTCTAGGTAAGTTTCCTAGAATTGTAATCATAAAACTATAACAATTATAAAGTAAATGAGACAGAGGCAATTAATTGACATATTGCGTGAAGTATCATAAAGTTCTTGCAGGATTAGGGGAAAGGTTGTAATATGCCTTTAAAATTTTCCCCCTATACATAACACCGTTGTTGAAAAATATATAGTGGAGGTGTTGTGAAAACATTTAACAACTTTACCTGAGAAACCAGTGTCCATAAGTTTTCCATTTGGTTTTAATCAACATTCTTACCACAGGATGTTGCAAGGCCTCCTGAAAATGacaatatgaaaaaaatgtgtaaaaacCAAACTGATATCAACAATGAGTGCTAATTTCATGACAATAAAATGGCTTGACTTAGTCACAAGCCTCTCTTCAATTACAGTGGGTTTAAGTTATCAAACAGTTAACACAAGGATCCCTACATCACAATTGATATTTCGACATATTACAGactggatcattggataatCCAATTCAGAAGTTTTCATTGGCCTAGCCATCGCAGGTTATAAGCCATTATACCACACTCTACAAATATGGTAAGTGTATGGGTAAGACAGAGCtacaaaattttaagatttgGGGAGATTTATCTTTGCAGTCTCAGggaatttttaataaaacaattattctacTTGCACTTGTTGGATATAAGATAATTGTAGCCAACTCTGCCTTGCGGGCCCCATCAGCCATCTATCATCTTATATCCACAGCATGCTTGTTGAATAACTGTATAGATATACCACTCTTTACCTTATTATTGCATTTGGCAATTACATGTAAACAGGACTTGTCTCTCAAGTTAAAAAATCCATTGATTATCTGCTGATCTTCCAAGACCACGAGTTTTGGAGGCCTTCCAGCCTCATCACCGTCTAAGACATGATAATAAAAGTGATAATCTACAGGATCATCAGTTATTGTTCTCCAGACTCCTTCAATGGcatcttcctcttctttgtTATTGTATATTTCCTTGCGTGTTGGAAGGTGTGGCCAGTGAGGATTCATCATCTGGTCTAATACAGCCACTACTGATTTCTGTAAACAAACacaccaaaacaaaacacataaaaattgtatgaaaacacgcacaaattcactttttttgtttgtcttcagTAAACTTCAAAACTGTTATTAAACTGCTATTAACTAAAATAAcacatttcttaatttgaaagtGTTCTGCATTCTTCTGATCCTATTGCATTTAGTTTTACATATATTTCACttttcttaagaaatttatgaattcattttataaataaatatcatTCTCACCTTCATTTTGGAATTCTCAATAATAGACTGAAAACTGAAGAAAGATGGTTTGGGATTTGTCATCTTATGATCTGGTCTCCaagaaaataaactttgaacCCTATAAATGACAGtggaaatggaaaatgtttgaataaaaaaggaTAGACAAAATTAAGATTGTGTGCACTAATACACTTATGGCACTCAGCAGTTACTTTTAGTACTTATCGTCACTTTTTGTCATTTGTCAATACTTGAATTCCCAATAAGTTTTAGCTTACTACATCATCTGCTAAATTTCTTATTTGAATGTGGAAAGCCATGGATTTAATTTGTATACTAAGCATAACTTAATTAAATCTTACTTGTAAATCCCATTTACAAAGAAAGGAGTTTCAAACCCAAAGAAAATGGAATCATTATCAAACTGCTAAGTCAGATCAAGAAAATATAATTGGCCGTAAGACATATAAACTGCACTCACTTCCATGGTCAGTACCATAGAGAATATAGTCTCAACCCATATTCATATGCATAAGATTGCTTGGAAAGGGAAACACCTTGGCTTAATTTTGCTGAGATAATGTTTTTACTAACCGATCATGCCACATCATTCTAATCAAATAAGCTGCCACCTCATCTTTCTCTGCTTCTATTGCTAACTCAACTGGTAATGCAGCTCTTTTTTTCACAGGCTCTAGCTGGCCTTTGGTTTTCACAGCTAACAGCAAGGGACATTTTTTCACAAGAGTTTGAGTGACTTGTAAAAAGCCCAGTTCTGCAGCATAGTGAAGTAATGTCCTCTTTGTTTTATCCTCTTCATCCCTGAACATTTTGTATCTGCTGTCTGAGTTAAGTTCACTTTCTAACAGAATCTCCAACAAACGATTTATCtgcagaaacaaatattgacaTGACAATTGTTTTTTATTGAGTGTGGATCTATTGTCAGTGactttaaatttttgaaatttaatagTTCAGGACATCTTCTACAATGGATTGCAGATTAGGttaatttaatgataatttcaCCCAAGAAGGGCTGCAAATTTttagcaaaacattttcaagcCCATGCAGCACTTTCAATACCCATGCAGATGTAATTTTACCAGTCATGAAATGCaattaattatctttttattcAGTTGTGTACTCAGTCTATTCTCCCTCAGAAGATTCTATTCAGAACAAGGAAGCATAAATCAAATCTGTAGAAACCCaggtaaaaattaatttattgaacTATAAATAATACATGAGATAGCAAACTTAAATGCACTTATTTGTTGTGATGTAACTATTAAGAAATTGCACATCACACAGAAGCCACTAATTCAAAATTGTTACTCTATAGTGTACCAATTGTTGTTCAGATTCATTTTCCATGTCatgaaatattcatttttcattgtaaAACTTTCACTGAAAGCATAAGACTAGTCTACCAATAACTTAATTTGCATACCATTTGTGCAAGGCTTGGAAGTGTATCTGGACAGTTTTCATAGTGTCTAGATGCTGGCCACTGTTTTAACATCAATAGTGCTGGGTCTTCACTGTTCAGCTCACCACTATCTTTGTATGTCTTGATAAGTCTTGCAACATGAACCTCATCGATAGCTCTGTTCCATGACAAACcttcaatttgtttttgatgtACCTTATAGAAATGAtataaacaataataatgatgatgatgatgatgatgatgatgatgatgataataataactaaaAGTTACTCCACAAGGCTATCTATCATTTCATATCCAACACGTGCTCCTTGAATAATTGATAATactagtaataataacaaaaataataataataatccttACTCAAATTAAGTCTCAACTATGATGGGTTGTTCTTAATCTATCTGTTGTGTAACTGGCTCCTGATCACATAAGTATCCAATTACTGTTGTGCAATCTATGACACAATTTTTCCACTATTAAGTCATTGGTTGGTGAGTGCTGATCAAAATAATGTGGAAAACTGGCTGTCCTGATAGTGTGACTCTGGTCACAGAAGTGACTTGTGAATGTCAACTGCAGAAAGATCAATTACCTATAACTGCCAGAGTTACTAGAGTGGTCGTGAATTGCTTTAAATGCTGTCAGATCatatttatgtcatcatcaaGGACACAAATGAAAGCTATAAATACTTGCAAGCTAATTCAAGCTAATTTTCATAGCATTTGAAAACAACTCTTCTGAGTAAGTCACAGAAAAGCTTTTCATCTGTGAAGACATATAGCAGTACCTTGAATCTTTGGTCAGTCTAGCGTTGCTTCAGCAAATGTCACTGAAGTAAAATTTGCTATGGTGCAGTATCAAACTGCAACCTGGAATATGAATGCCTGAGAACCTTCAAGACAGAAATATCTGCAAACTGGTCACCGACTCTGATTCTTCATGTAAAAAATATCCTGCAATCAACCTCCTCATAAATTTTTCTTACGCGAATCATTTTATATTTGTAATGGTgcattttgttaattttttcatttcacttttctGTGATATCACCTCTATTTTTTACAGGAGGAAATACTAAACATACTAGAAGGGAGTTTATCAACGAAACCTGGCAATTGTTGTGGGGGTAAATCTGTAGTCTATTGTCAACAGTTAGATTTGGAAAGCATCTGAAATGTACTTATCGTTGACTAATTTTTCCTTTACACGAATTAAACCATTTGTACTTATCGGTCATCGACATCTTAAAACATACTACCGACAGAAAATCGTGAATCATAATCTATCGAAACGCTTTTTACTTACTTTAATCCAGAACTCTGCGTTCAGATCATCTTCAAAGACATTTTGCTGCTGATAATCAATTTCAGATTGAGGATTTTGTTTATCTGTTTCAGTGCTTTTTGATGACTCCTACTCCTGCTCATCCTTTCCACCCTTTATCACAACCTGAACGATCAATCAACCTTAATCATGCAGGGATCTTTTACAATTAAGAAGTAAAGTGAGAGAAATTACACTCAGACACCAATTTCCTTTCACATGCGGTGAGTTTAACCTACAGGTCATTGTATGGTGAGTTTTTGTCGTGTTCGGTCTTTTGGCCAAGGTCACCTCGTTCCCAGCTTCTCTCTAACAGTAAAGGGTAAGAGGATTGTTCAGTAGGCATAAGGCTCTTTGGGCTCTGGTGAGAAAAATTTACCCTAATGTGAATTACTGTGTAGTTTACAGAGATGGAACGCTCTATACTCAACATAATTCCGTTTCCACTACCAagaatttaaacagaaaaaaaagaaagcaacaacATCATGCATGGATACCCTCTGTTAAGTTCTCAATCAATAAAGACTAACTTACGAGCGAGCGAGGTGATCGGGCTTCGTCGAAGTCCTTTTCCCTCTTAGTTAACCCTCCTTGTCTCTGTTTCGCTTCGCGTTTTTCGATCTTCAGTCCCTACAGACTAACTGCTCAGAACAGGGTAGTGAAGTAATGAACGAAACAATTAAACAACTAAAATTAATGCAGCTATCTTGAGAGTTATATCGCTAAGGCTCTAATGAATGTTCAGTCGTTGCTTAAGATATTGTGCCAAGTTGAAACATTCTACTCTTCCTTCGTGTTTAGTCACCCTCCACCCTTGAACAGCGTTTGGAATGTTGTGTGATTAGGTGCCATTATCGTTTTCTCGCAGTTGGCCGGAGCCAAATGAATAACACCAATGATTACTATCAATCACGTAGGTGACGACGAATCCCTATCAAATTTTCACACATTTTGTATGGAACATATACCCCAAAATCTTCCTTACAAGCATATAGACCTCAGCGAGACCTTCATTCTCTACCTGAAATATTTGACGTTGTTGACTTTATTGAG
This is a stretch of genomic DNA from Pocillopora verrucosa isolate sample1 chromosome 12, ASM3666991v2, whole genome shotgun sequence. It encodes these proteins:
- the LOC131791493 gene encoding uncharacterized protein isoform X2 produces the protein MAKEEQDLLKHNGKDNNNKQQNQREIGHHQPDDQEVDLENEYDGDFWIKSNGLSWSSAMDAVSVERLIQRFRDNGELENEDPALLLLKQWPECKKYKENPEKLAGLEQKINRLLEIMLGSELNFKNRYQTFRDETVKTKKNLLHYAAELGFLHVTKTLVKKCPVLLTLKTKQAKKKRALFSVELALLAENDEVAAYLVRSMWHKRVQGLFYWRTEVNVTNPQPSFFSFKSIIENPNMRKSVIAVLDQMINPHWPHLPKRKDSYENEKEKEVVEGAWCTITDDPLDYHFYYHILDGDEGGRPPKVMLPGGYVQTENKYFSWRDKSCLHVLAKSRNMEALQHPVVRMLVKAKWKSYGHFFLSLQAALYVIFLLCLSYSLLSASTTVDPTQYGGEADSLRGFCEIFTLIMVVFYICEEINQMRLEGKSYFTEWMTLFDWSGLLLILCIIPSRYTQSKAQWLVASLAFLFNFLRIFKFSCLTRTTGLYTKTLAKIILHDVTRSIAVFIVIFFSFCGALSLSLCYSDENQQFSDFGDVLLSGFRALSEQRPIAYDYSNFNWLSILLMMAYMGIVIVILLNILIAQMSTTYTQAKKVARLEYDVDRILQLTRMERFPFLNLRVKYYKEGDWISEMKLAQDLLEFSEDRSPWESVEEKLNAIRDMMRKMVKQMRPGIG
- the LOC131791493 gene encoding transient receptor potential cation channel subfamily V member 4-like isoform X3, whose translation is MAKEEQDLLKHNGKDNNNKQQNQREIGHHQPDDQEVDLENEYDGDFWIKQSNGLSWSSAMDAVSVERLIQRFRDNGELENEDPALLLLKQWPECKKYKENPEKLAGLEQKTKQAKKKRALFSVELALLAENDEVAAYLVRSMWHKRVQGLFYWRTEVNVTNPQPSFFSFKSIIENPNMRKSVIAVLDQMINPHWPHLPKRKDSYENEKEKEVVEGAWCTITDDPLDYHFYYHILDGDEGGRPPKVMLPGGYVQTENKYFSWRDKSCLHVLAKSRNMEALQHPVVRMLVKAKWKSYGHFFLSLQAALYVIFLLCLSYSLLSASTTVDPTQYGGEADSLRGFCEIFTLIMVVFYICEEINQMRLEGKSYFTEWMTLFDWSGLLLILCIIPSRYTQSKAQWLVASLAFLFNFLRIFKFSCLTRTTGLYTKTLAKIILHDVTRSIAVFIVIFFSFCGALSLSLCYSDENQQFSDFGDVLLSGFRALSEQRPIAYDYSNFNWLSILLMMAYMGIVIVILLNILIAQMSTTYTQAKKVARLEYDVDRILQLTRMERFPFLNLRVKYYKEGDWISEMKLAQDLLEFSEDRSPWESVEEKLNAIRDMMRKMVKQMRPGIG
- the LOC131791493 gene encoding uncharacterized protein isoform X4, which translates into the protein MAKEEQDLLKHNGKDNNNKQQNQREIGHHQPDDQEVDLENEYDGDFWIKQSNGLSWSSAMDAVSVERLIQRFRDNGELENEDPALLLLKQWPECKKYKENPEKLAGLEQKINRLLEIMLGSELNFKNRYQTFRDETVKTKKNLLHYAAELGFLHVTKTLVKKCPVLLTLKTKQAKKKRALFSVELALLAENDEVAAYLVRSMWHKRVQGLFYWRTEVNVTNPQPSFFSFKSIIENPNMRKSVIAVLDQMINPHWPHLPKRKDSYENEKEKEVVEGAWCTITDDPLDYHFYYHILDGDEGGRPPKVMLPGGYVQTENKYFSWRDKSCLHVLAKSRNMEALQHPVVRMLVKAKWKSYGHFFLREGKSYFTEWMTLFDWSGLLLILCIIPSRYTQSKAQWLVASLAFLFNFLRIFKFSCLTRTTGLYTKTLAKIILHDVTRSIAVFIVIFFSFCGALSLSLCYSDENQQFSDFGDVLLSGFRALSEQRPIAYDYSNFNWLSILLMMAYMGIVIVILLNILIAQMSTTYTQAKKVARLEYDVDRILQLTRMERFPFLNLRVKYYKEGDWISEMKLAQDLLEFSEDRSPWESVEEKLNAIRDMMRKMVKQMRPGIG
- the LOC131791493 gene encoding uncharacterized protein isoform X1 — encoded protein: MAKEEQDLLKHNGKDNNNKQQNQREIGHHQPDDQEVDLENEYDGDFWIKQSNGLSWSSAMDAVSVERLIQRFRDNGELENEDPALLLLKQWPECKKYKENPEKLAGLEQKINRLLEIMLGSELNFKNRYQTFRDETVKTKKNLLHYAAELGFLHVTKTLVKKCPVLLTLKTKQAKKKRALFSVELALLAENDEVAAYLVRSMWHKRVQGLFYWRTEVNVTNPQPSFFSFKSIIENPNMRKSVIAVLDQMINPHWPHLPKRKDSYENEKEKEVVEGAWCTITDDPLDYHFYYHILDGDEGGRPPKVMLPGGYVQTENKYFSWRDKSCLHVLAKSRNMEALQHPVVRMLVKAKWKSYGHFFLSLQAALYVIFLLCLSYSLLSASTTVDPTQYGGEADSLRGFCEIFTLIMVVFYICEEINQMRLEGKSYFTEWMTLFDWSGLLLILCIIPSRYTQSKAQWLVASLAFLFNFLRIFKFSCLTRTTGLYTKTLAKIILHDVTRSIAVFIVIFFSFCGALSLSLCYSDENQQFSDFGDVLLSGFRALSEQRPIAYDYSNFNWLSILLMMAYMGIVIVILLNILIAQMSTTYTQAKKVARLEYDVDRILQLTRMERFPFLNLRVKYYKEGDWISEMKLAQDLLEFSEDRSPWESVEEKLNAIRDMMRKMVKQMRPGIG